In Bdellovibrionales bacterium, the following proteins share a genomic window:
- the csrA gene encoding carbon storage regulator CsrA has translation MLVLTRKLGECIAIDDHIKIRVVQIKGKQVRLGIEAPKDTKIHREEVYQAIQDQNQESSTATSDSTRAVAKLLKP, from the coding sequence ATGTTGGTTCTGACTCGAAAATTAGGCGAATGCATTGCGATAGATGATCATATCAAAATCCGCGTCGTTCAGATCAAAGGCAAGCAAGTGCGACTTGGGATCGAAGCACCCAAAGACACAAAAATTCACAGAGAAGAAGTCTATCAAGCCATACAAGATCAAAATCAGGAGTCATCGACTGCGACATCGGACAGTACGCGTGCCGTTGCAAAACTTCTAAAACCCTAG